Proteins from a single region of Psychrobium sp. MM17-31:
- the rpmJ gene encoding 50S ribosomal protein L36 produces MKVRASVKKICRNCKVIKRHGVVRVLCSEPRHKQRQG; encoded by the coding sequence ATGAAAGTTCGTGCATCAGTAAAGAAGATCTGCCGTAACTGCAAGGTCATCAAACGCCACGGTGTTGTACGTGTTCTATGTTCAGAACCACGTCATAAACAACGTCAAGGCTAA
- the rplQ gene encoding 50S ribosomal protein L17, which yields MRHRKSGRQLNRNSSHRQAMFRNMAVSLLENEVIKTTLPKAKELRRVVEPLITLAKSDSVANRRLAFARTRDKAVVGKLFTDLGKRYEDRPGGYTRILKCGFRAGDNAPMAYIELVNRPVVEKEEESAED from the coding sequence ATGCGCCATCGTAAGAGTGGACGTCAACTGAACCGTAACAGCAGTCACCGTCAAGCTATGTTTCGTAACATGGCGGTATCTTTGCTAGAAAACGAAGTTATTAAAACAACTTTGCCAAAAGCAAAAGAACTGCGTCGCGTAGTTGAACCATTAATCACACTCGCTAAGAGTGACAGCGTTGCTAACCGTCGTTTAGCATTTGCCCGCACACGTGATAAAGCGGTTGTAGGTAAATTATTTACAGACTTAGGCAAACGTTATGAAGATCGCCCAGGCGGTTATACTCGTATTCTTAAGTGCGGCTTCCGTGCAGGTGACAATGCTCCAATGGCATACATTGAGCTAGTTAACCGCCCAGTAGTTGAGAAAGAAGAAGAGTCTGCAGAAGATTAA
- the rpmD gene encoding 50S ribosomal protein L30, whose protein sequence is MAKKTVKVTQVKSSIGRLPKHKACLAGLGLRRINHTVELEDTPSVRGMINKVYYMVKVED, encoded by the coding sequence ATGGCTAAGAAAACAGTTAAAGTAACTCAGGTAAAAAGCTCAATCGGCCGTTTACCTAAGCACAAAGCTTGTTTAGCAGGTCTTGGCTTACGTCGCATTAATCACACTGTTGAACTAGAAGATACTCCTTCAGTTCGCGGTATGATTAATAAAGTTTACTACATGGTTAAGGTAGAGGATTAA
- the rpsK gene encoding 30S ribosomal protein S11 yields MAKTPSRSRKRVRKQVADGMAHIHASFNNTIITLTDRQGNALSWATSGGSGFRGSRKSTPFAAQVAAERAGEAAKEYGLKNIEVFVKGPGPGRESAIRALNAVGYKITNITDVTPIPHNGCRPPKKRRV; encoded by the coding sequence ATGGCTAAAACTCCATCACGTTCTCGTAAGCGCGTACGCAAGCAAGTCGCAGACGGCATGGCACACATCCATGCTTCTTTCAACAACACAATCATTACGTTGACTGATCGCCAAGGTAACGCTCTTTCATGGGCAACTTCTGGTGGTTCTGGCTTCCGTGGTTCTCGTAAATCTACCCCGTTCGCTGCACAGGTTGCTGCTGAGCGCGCTGGTGAAGCTGCGAAAGAATACGGTTTAAAGAACATTGAAGTATTCGTAAAAGGTCCGGGACCAGGCCGTGAGTCTGCAATCCGCGCATTAAACGCTGTGGGTTACAAGATCACTAACATCACTGATGTTACTCCTATCCCGCACAATGGTTGTCGTCCACCTAAGAAACGTCGCGTTTAA
- the rpsD gene encoding 30S ribosomal protein S4, with amino-acid sequence MARYLGPKLKLSRREGTDLFLKSGVRAIDSKCNIEQVPGVHGARRTRLSEYGIQLREKQKVRRMYGVLEKQFRNYYKDAARLKGNTGENLLVILEGRLDNVVYRMGFGSTRAEARQLVSHKAIMVNGKVVNIPSYNVKPSDVISVREKSKKQARIAASLELAAQREPSAWVEVDTTKFEGTFKRLPERSDLSAEINEQLIVELYSK; translated from the coding sequence ATGGCAAGATATTTGGGTCCAAAACTCAAACTAAGCCGTCGAGAAGGTACTGACCTTTTCTTGAAAAGCGGCGTTCGCGCAATTGATTCTAAGTGTAACATCGAGCAAGTTCCTGGTGTTCACGGTGCGCGCAGAACTCGTTTATCAGAGTACGGTATTCAATTACGTGAAAAGCAAAAAGTACGTCGTATGTACGGTGTATTAGAAAAGCAATTCCGTAATTACTATAAAGATGCAGCACGTCTAAAAGGTAACACAGGTGAAAACCTACTAGTTATCCTTGAAGGCCGTCTGGATAACGTTGTTTACCGCATGGGCTTTGGCTCAACTCGTGCTGAAGCACGTCAGTTAGTAAGCCACAAAGCTATCATGGTTAACGGTAAAGTAGTAAACATTCCGTCGTATAACGTTAAGCCTAGCGACGTTATCAGCGTTCGCGAAAAATCTAAGAAGCAAGCTCGTATTGCCGCTTCTTTAGAGTTGGCCGCACAACGCGAGCCAAGCGCTTGGGTAGAAGTTGACACCACTAAGTTCGAAGGTACTTTCAAACGCCTTCCAGAGCGCAGTGATTTGTCTGCGGAAATCAATGAACAGCTGATCGTCGAGCTTTACTCTAAGTAG
- the rplE gene encoding 50S ribosomal protein L5 → MAKLHGYYNETVVNKLKEEFGYTSVMQVPRIEKITLNMGVGEALADKKVLEHAVKDMTAIAGQKPVVTVARKSVAGFKIREGYPIGCKVTLRGERMWEFLERLISISIPRIRDFRGLSDKSFDGRGNYSMGVREQIIFPEIDYDKVDKIRGMDITIGTTASTNEEGRALLAAFNFPFRK, encoded by the coding sequence ATGGCGAAACTGCATGGTTATTACAACGAGACTGTAGTTAACAAACTAAAAGAAGAGTTTGGTTACACCAGTGTCATGCAAGTCCCTCGGATTGAAAAAATCACCCTAAACATGGGTGTCGGTGAAGCTCTTGCTGATAAAAAAGTATTAGAGCACGCAGTTAAAGATATGACTGCAATTGCTGGTCAAAAACCAGTTGTCACTGTAGCTCGCAAATCAGTTGCTGGCTTTAAAATCCGTGAAGGCTACCCTATTGGTTGTAAAGTGACCCTACGTGGCGAACGTATGTGGGAATTTTTAGAGCGTTTAATCTCTATCTCAATTCCTCGTATCCGTGATTTCCGTGGTTTATCAGACAAGTCTTTTGACGGTCGTGGTAACTACAGCATGGGTGTACGTGAACAGATTATCTTCCCTGAAATCGATTACGATAAAGTAGACAAAATCCGTGGTATGGATATTACCATTGGTACTACTGCATCAACTAACGAAGAAGGTCGAGCTCTGTTAGCCGCATTCAACTTCCCATTCCGCAAATAA
- the rpsH gene encoding 30S ribosomal protein S8: MSMQDPIADMLTRIRNGQKAAKNAVSMPSSKLKVAIAKLLKEEGYITDYAVSGEVKPELEITLKYFEGKQVIETIQRVSRPGLRIYKGKDELPKIMAGMGVAVVSTSKGLMTDRAARKAGMGGEIICYVA; the protein is encoded by the coding sequence ATGAGCATGCAAGATCCTATCGCGGATATGCTAACACGCATCCGTAATGGTCAGAAAGCAGCAAAAAATGCTGTTTCTATGCCATCTTCAAAGTTAAAAGTAGCTATCGCGAAATTACTTAAAGAAGAAGGTTACATCACTGACTACGCTGTTTCTGGTGAAGTTAAGCCAGAATTAGAAATCACTTTAAAGTATTTCGAAGGCAAACAAGTTATTGAAACTATCCAACGTGTGAGCCGTCCTGGTCTTCGCATTTATAAGGGCAAAGACGAGCTGCCAAAAATCATGGCTGGCATGGGCGTTGCTGTAGTTTCTACTTCTAAAGGTTTGATGACCGACCGTGCAGCGCGTAAAGCGGGCATGGGTGGCGAGATCATCTGTTACGTAGCTTAA
- the rpsM gene encoding 30S ribosomal protein S13: MARIAGINIPDHKHTVIALTSIYGIGLTRAQAICASTGIAEDVKIKELDETQLDTLRNAVGEFTVEGDLRREVSMNIKRLMDLGCNRGLRHRKSLPLRGQRTKTNARTRKGPRKPIKK; encoded by the coding sequence GTGGCCCGTATCGCTGGCATTAACATTCCTGATCATAAGCATACAGTAATTGCACTGACGTCGATTTACGGCATCGGTCTTACTCGCGCACAGGCTATCTGTGCATCTACGGGTATTGCTGAAGATGTGAAGATCAAGGAATTAGACGAAACACAATTAGATACACTACGTAACGCTGTAGGTGAGTTCACTGTTGAAGGTGACCTACGTCGTGAAGTATCTATGAACATTAAACGACTAATGGATCTCGGTTGTAACCGCGGTCTGCGTCATCGTAAGAGCTTGCCTCTACGTGGACAGCGTACTAAAACGAACGCTCGTACTCGTAAAGGTCCTCGTAAACCAATTAAGAAGTAG
- the rplF gene encoding 50S ribosomal protein L6 — MSRVAKAPVAIPAGVEVSLNGQEITVKGGKGSLTRVFNDAVALSVEDNAVTFAPAEGSVDGWAQAGTARALVNNMVKGTSEGFEKKLELVGVGYRAKVAGKSIDLSLGFSHPVVHELPEGVTAECPSQTEIVLKGVDNQVVNQVAAKIRAYRPPEPYKGKGVRYADEHVRRKEAKKK; from the coding sequence ATGTCACGTGTCGCAAAAGCACCCGTTGCAATTCCTGCTGGCGTAGAGGTATCTCTAAACGGTCAGGAAATCACTGTTAAAGGTGGTAAAGGTTCACTAACTCGCGTTTTCAATGACGCAGTAGCTTTATCTGTTGAAGACAATGCTGTTACATTCGCACCTGCTGAAGGTTCGGTTGACGGTTGGGCACAAGCTGGTACAGCTCGCGCTCTAGTTAACAACATGGTTAAAGGTACAAGCGAAGGTTTCGAGAAGAAACTTGAGCTAGTTGGTGTTGGTTACCGTGCAAAAGTTGCTGGTAAATCAATCGACCTTTCACTTGGTTTCTCTCACCCTGTAGTTCACGAACTACCAGAAGGTGTGACAGCTGAGTGTCCAAGTCAAACTGAAATCGTTCTTAAAGGCGTTGACAACCAAGTTGTTAACCAAGTTGCTGCTAAGATCCGCGCTTACCGTCCACCAGAGCCATACAAAGGTAAAGGTGTTCGTTACGCTGATGAGCATGTACGCCGTAAAGAAGCTAAGAAGAAGTAG
- the rplX gene encoding 50S ribosomal protein L24 has protein sequence MAAKIRQNDEIIVLAGKDKGKRGKVLKVQADGKAIVEGVNIIKKHQKPNPQLGVAGGIVEKEAPIQMSNIALVDADGKASRVGFRLEDGKKVRFFKSNNELV, from the coding sequence ATGGCAGCGAAAATTCGTCAAAATGATGAAATCATTGTTTTAGCCGGTAAAGATAAAGGCAAGCGCGGTAAAGTTTTAAAAGTGCAAGCTGACGGTAAAGCAATTGTAGAAGGTGTAAACATCATCAAGAAACACCAAAAGCCAAACCCACAATTGGGCGTAGCTGGCGGTATTGTTGAGAAAGAAGCACCAATCCAAATGTCTAACATTGCACTTGTAGATGCCGATGGCAAAGCAAGTCGTGTTGGTTTCCGACTAGAAGACGGCAAAAAAGTACGTTTCTTCAAGTCTAATAATGAACTAGTTTAA
- the rpsN gene encoding 30S ribosomal protein S14: protein MAKQSMKAREAKRAKLVAKYAEKRAALKAIISSVTASEEEKWDAVLTLQSLPRDSSKSRARNRCNVTGRPHGYLRKFGMSRIKTREAAMRGEIPGLTKASW, encoded by the coding sequence ATGGCAAAGCAATCAATGAAGGCCCGTGAGGCCAAACGCGCTAAATTAGTAGCGAAGTATGCTGAAAAGCGTGCTGCTCTGAAAGCGATTATCAGCAGCGTAACTGCTTCTGAAGAAGAAAAATGGGATGCAGTATTAACACTGCAATCTTTACCACGTGATTCAAGTAAATCTCGTGCTCGCAACCGTTGTAACGTTACAGGTCGTCCACACGGCTACCTACGTAAGTTCGGTATGAGTCGCATCAAGACGCGTGAAGCGGCGATGCGCGGTGAAATCCCTGGCTTGACAAAAGCCTCTTGGTAA
- the rpsE gene encoding 30S ribosomal protein S5, whose amino-acid sequence MAKFEEQQQSDMAEKLIAVNRVSKVVKGGRIFSFTALTVVGDGAGKIGFGYGKAREVPAAIQKAMEKARRNTITVNLKGTTLQHAIKGKHSGSNVYMQPASDGTGIIAGGAMRAVLEVAGVQNVLSKAYGSTNPINIVRATFNALEGMKTPSAVAAKRGLSVDEIME is encoded by the coding sequence ATGGCAAAGTTTGAAGAACAACAACAAAGCGACATGGCTGAAAAGCTAATCGCTGTAAACCGTGTATCTAAAGTAGTTAAAGGTGGTCGTATCTTTAGCTTCACAGCATTAACTGTTGTGGGTGATGGCGCTGGTAAAATTGGTTTTGGTTACGGTAAGGCTCGTGAAGTTCCTGCTGCAATCCAAAAAGCAATGGAAAAAGCTCGTCGTAATACAATCACGGTTAACCTAAAAGGTACAACCCTACAACACGCAATCAAAGGTAAGCACTCAGGTTCGAATGTTTACATGCAACCAGCTTCTGATGGTACTGGTATCATCGCTGGCGGCGCAATGCGTGCTGTATTAGAAGTTGCAGGTGTACAAAACGTACTATCTAAAGCTTACGGTTCTACTAACCCGATCAACATCGTTCGCGCAACGTTTAACGCTCTAGAAGGTATGAAAACTCCTTCTGCTGTAGCTGCTAAACGTGGTCTAAGCGTTGACGAGATCATGGAGTAA
- the rplN gene encoding 50S ribosomal protein L14 yields the protein MIQMQSKLDVADNSGARRVQCIKVLGGSHRRYARVGDIIKVSVKEAIPRGKVKKGDVMNAVVVRTSKAIRRADGSAIRFDNNAAVMLNANLQPVGTRIFGPVTRELRTEQFMKIVSLAPEVL from the coding sequence ATGATCCAAATGCAATCTAAACTTGACGTAGCTGATAATTCAGGTGCACGTCGAGTACAATGTATTAAGGTTCTTGGCGGTTCACACCGTCGTTATGCGCGCGTTGGTGACATCATCAAAGTTTCTGTAAAAGAAGCAATTCCTCGCGGTAAAGTGAAGAAAGGTGATGTAATGAACGCCGTAGTTGTTCGTACGTCTAAAGCTATCCGTCGTGCAGACGGCAGTGCTATTCGTTTCGACAACAATGCAGCTGTAATGTTAAATGCTAACTTACAGCCTGTTGGTACTCGAATCTTTGGTCCAGTAACGCGTGAACTACGTACAGAGCAGTTCATGAAAATCGTTTCTCTGGCTCCAGAAGTACTGTAA
- the rplR gene encoding 50S ribosomal protein L18, which produces MDKKTSRLRRATRARAKMAELNATRLVVHRTSSHIYAQVIAAGSGDVVASASTAEKAIRSELKSTGNVEAATLVGKTVAERAVEKGVTAVAFDRSGFKYHGRVEALANAAREAGLKF; this is translated from the coding sequence ATGGATAAGAAAACATCTCGTTTGCGCCGCGCTACTCGCGCCCGCGCAAAAATGGCAGAACTAAACGCTACGCGTTTAGTTGTACACCGTACATCTAGCCATATCTACGCTCAAGTAATCGCTGCAGGTTCTGGCGACGTAGTAGCTAGCGCTTCTACAGCTGAAAAAGCGATCCGTTCTGAACTAAAGAGCACTGGTAACGTTGAAGCAGCAACTCTTGTTGGTAAAACTGTTGCAGAGCGTGCTGTTGAAAAGGGTGTAACTGCTGTTGCATTCGATCGTTCAGGTTTCAAATACCACGGCCGCGTAGAAGCATTAGCAAATGCTGCTCGTGAAGCTGGTCTGAAATTCTAG
- the secY gene encoding preprotein translocase subunit SecY, with protein sequence MAKPGKDMQGAQGGLSELKARLWFVFGAIIVFRAGSFVPIPGVDAAVLAQLFEQQQGTILSMFNMFSGGALERASIFALGIMPYISASIIMQLMTVVHPAMAELKKEGEAGRRKISQYTRWGTLVLATFQAIGIATGLPNLIPGLVADPGFQFYFVAVVSLVTGTMFLMWLGEQITERGIGNGISILIFAGIVAGLPSALGSMVEQARQGDLNPLLALLLAGIMFAVTYLVVFVERGQRRIVVNYAKRQQGRKVFAAQSTHLPLKVNMAGVIPPIFASSIILFPGTLGQWFGQTEGLTWMADLSLAIAPGQPLYSMLYAAAIIFFCFFYTALVFNPRETADNLKKSGAFVPGIRPGEQTSKYIDKIMTRLTFAGALYITFICLVPEFMTMSMNVQFYFGGTSLLIMVVVIMDFMAQVQTHLMSHQYDSVMKKANLKG encoded by the coding sequence ATGGCTAAACCAGGAAAAGATATGCAAGGTGCACAAGGTGGTCTTTCTGAATTGAAGGCACGCTTGTGGTTTGTTTTTGGCGCGATTATCGTGTTCAGAGCAGGCTCATTTGTTCCAATTCCTGGTGTTGACGCCGCAGTATTAGCCCAGCTGTTTGAACAGCAACAAGGAACCATCCTGAGCATGTTTAACATGTTTTCAGGTGGGGCCCTTGAACGTGCCTCTATCTTCGCTTTAGGTATCATGCCGTACATTTCTGCAAGTATTATCATGCAGTTAATGACCGTGGTACATCCTGCTATGGCAGAGCTAAAGAAAGAAGGTGAAGCTGGTCGTCGCAAGATCAGTCAATACACCCGTTGGGGTACGCTAGTGTTGGCAACCTTCCAAGCAATTGGTATTGCTACAGGGTTGCCAAACCTCATACCAGGACTTGTAGCAGATCCAGGTTTCCAGTTCTACTTCGTAGCTGTAGTGAGCTTGGTGACAGGTACAATGTTCCTAATGTGGTTAGGTGAGCAAATCACAGAGCGCGGTATCGGTAACGGTATCTCAATCTTGATTTTTGCCGGTATCGTTGCCGGTCTGCCATCAGCACTAGGTTCAATGGTTGAGCAAGCGCGTCAAGGGGATCTAAATCCACTACTGGCATTATTATTGGCCGGAATTATGTTCGCCGTCACATATCTTGTGGTGTTTGTAGAGCGTGGACAACGTCGCATTGTGGTAAACTATGCGAAACGTCAGCAAGGACGTAAAGTTTTTGCAGCGCAAAGCACACATTTACCTCTGAAGGTAAACATGGCGGGTGTTATCCCACCAATTTTTGCATCAAGCATTATTTTATTCCCAGGTACTCTGGGTCAATGGTTCGGTCAAACTGAGGGTTTAACTTGGATGGCTGACTTGTCATTGGCAATTGCGCCAGGACAACCGTTGTATTCAATGCTTTATGCAGCTGCTATAATCTTCTTCTGCTTTTTCTACACGGCGTTGGTATTCAACCCACGTGAAACAGCTGATAACTTGAAGAAGAGTGGTGCATTTGTTCCAGGAATTCGCCCTGGTGAGCAAACATCGAAATATATCGATAAGATAATGACACGTTTAACCTTCGCAGGTGCGTTGTACATTACCTTTATTTGTTTGGTACCAGAGTTCATGACCATGTCTATGAATGTACAATTTTACTTCGGTGGCACATCGCTACTGATTATGGTTGTAGTAATCATGGATTTCATGGCTCAAGTTCAGACCCATCTGATGTCTCATCAGTATGATTCGGTCATGAAGAAAGCTAATCTTAAAGGTTAG
- the rpoA gene encoding DNA-directed RNA polymerase subunit alpha, with translation MQGSVTEFLKPRLVDIEQVSATRSKVILEPLERGFGHTLGNALRRILLSSMPGCAVTEVEIDGVLHEYSSKEGVQEDVLEILLNLKGLSVKLEGKTEAMLTLTKSGAGPVTAGDITHDGDVEIANPEHVICHLSEDGEVNMRIKVEMGRGYEPATARQTDEDEERPIGRLLVDASYSPVVRIAYNVEAARVEQRTDLDKLVIDMTTNGTLDPEEAIRRASTILAEQLDAFVDLRDVTEVEEKEEKPEFDPILLRPVDDLELTVRSANCLKAEAIHYIGDLVQRTEVELLKTPNLGKKSLTEIKDVLASRGLSLGMRLENWPPASIADAL, from the coding sequence ATGCAGGGTTCTGTTACAGAATTTCTAAAGCCACGACTTGTCGATATCGAGCAAGTCAGTGCTACACGCTCAAAGGTTATTTTAGAGCCATTAGAGCGTGGATTTGGTCATACACTAGGTAATGCGCTACGTCGCATTTTATTATCGTCAATGCCTGGTTGTGCCGTAACTGAAGTTGAGATTGACGGCGTACTTCACGAGTACTCTTCGAAAGAAGGTGTTCAAGAAGACGTACTGGAAATCTTACTAAACCTAAAAGGTTTATCAGTTAAGTTGGAAGGTAAAACTGAAGCTATGTTGACACTCACGAAGAGTGGAGCAGGCCCTGTGACGGCAGGTGACATCACCCACGACGGTGATGTTGAAATCGCAAACCCTGAGCATGTAATTTGTCATCTTTCTGAAGATGGTGAAGTTAACATGCGCATTAAGGTTGAAATGGGTCGTGGTTATGAGCCAGCAACAGCTCGTCAAACTGACGAAGACGAAGAGCGTCCAATTGGTCGTCTTCTAGTTGATGCTTCTTATAGCCCAGTTGTTCGTATCGCATACAACGTTGAAGCTGCTCGTGTAGAACAACGTACTGACTTAGATAAGTTAGTTATCGATATGACAACCAATGGTACTCTAGATCCTGAAGAAGCGATTCGTCGCGCTTCAACGATCCTTGCTGAGCAACTAGATGCATTCGTAGATTTACGCGATGTAACAGAAGTTGAAGAGAAAGAAGAGAAACCAGAGTTCGATCCGATCCTGCTGCGTCCTGTAGACGATCTTGAACTCACAGTTCGTTCGGCTAACTGTCTGAAAGCCGAAGCTATTCACTACATTGGTGATTTAGTACAGCGTACCGAAGTTGAGTTGTTAAAAACTCCTAACCTTGGTAAGAAATCGCTTACTGAAATTAAAGACGTCTTGGCTTCACGCGGTCTGTCTTTAGGTATGCGTTTAGAAAACTGGCCACCGGCTAGTATCGCTGACGCGCTATAA
- a CDS encoding EAL domain-containing protein, with the protein MLHAHLVKVVNSVYLLSLREAFITLIAFLTLTASFLVVQSLVTHFNAYAVQDFALSNINLESFSKELSIILMIYPIMMVISIGFYLSKNLGVNPIGGSLLGLVCFLTHGNYVLIEQGAIVIHSSHATIYAILIPSLSSYLLRFYFRVLKLTTVSLFGISRFLRINIQMVTPFILVFATLYLVIPYGAVVIDWTFSPFSNFIEERDLYAKGLIRQLLTSLFWLVGVHGSNAFDSLFGNSFLYEEFLPNMSMISFFDTFVFLGGVGGMFGLVIAILIKRRKDHENSIARLSIPFTLFNMNEVILYGLPIVLNPIYFIPFVLCPILNYTIAYEFLSNGWLPYNGGTVSWSMPFFIQSWIISESFLVIFFQLCLIALNTLIYIPFVNMSHRYRAVDTALINFDESLSLPQQVANKDESRHFNYKHQAIDDDTFLVHTLEEISQGDLVLYYQPQINTTTNSLYGYESLMRLRDKEGNVKNPYFLTTLYENHISETIDRWVIERAALDLTEWRKRQFSPRISINLCPDSLLNRELIDLICDNFTAFPNQLTVEIIESNYLENTNMINQHIDKLNAIGVKVALDDFGTGYSNLSILSKLNLNIIKLDRSFLERCTTNKGRSIYRQLVKMFKELNLTVVAEGVENANEKDWVNELKVDVIQGWYYAEALPRERAHQFAMHWQLDQNVI; encoded by the coding sequence ATGCTGCACGCTCATCTCGTTAAGGTGGTCAACAGCGTCTACCTGCTTAGTTTACGAGAAGCTTTCATTACTCTTATTGCTTTCTTAACACTAACGGCCAGCTTTTTAGTGGTGCAAAGTTTAGTGACTCATTTCAATGCCTACGCCGTTCAAGATTTTGCGCTCAGTAATATTAATCTCGAATCCTTCAGTAAAGAGCTTTCAATCATTTTAATGATTTACCCCATCATGATGGTGATAAGTATTGGCTTTTATCTCTCAAAAAATTTGGGCGTTAACCCGATAGGCGGCTCTTTGCTCGGTTTAGTGTGTTTTCTCACCCACGGCAACTACGTATTAATTGAACAAGGGGCCATCGTTATTCATTCCTCTCACGCCACCATTTATGCGATTCTAATTCCTTCTCTTAGTAGCTATTTACTTCGCTTTTATTTCCGCGTCCTAAAATTAACAACGGTTAGTCTATTCGGAATCAGCCGTTTTCTACGCATCAACATTCAAATGGTAACGCCTTTTATTCTAGTCTTTGCGACTCTTTACTTGGTCATCCCGTATGGTGCTGTGGTTATAGATTGGACTTTTTCGCCTTTTAGTAACTTCATAGAAGAGCGAGATTTATATGCGAAGGGGTTAATTAGGCAATTGCTCACTAGCCTTTTTTGGTTAGTCGGTGTACATGGTTCAAACGCTTTTGATTCGTTATTCGGCAATTCTTTTCTATATGAAGAGTTTCTACCAAACATGTCGATGATATCTTTCTTCGATACTTTTGTATTCCTTGGTGGCGTTGGTGGTATGTTTGGTTTGGTCATCGCGATATTGATCAAGCGCCGTAAAGATCACGAAAACTCCATCGCTCGGCTGAGCATTCCGTTTACACTTTTTAATATGAACGAAGTGATCCTATATGGGTTACCAATTGTACTTAACCCCATTTACTTCATTCCATTTGTTCTGTGTCCAATTTTAAATTACACCATCGCCTACGAATTTCTCTCGAACGGCTGGCTCCCCTATAACGGAGGTACGGTGTCTTGGAGTATGCCATTCTTTATACAGAGCTGGATTATTAGTGAAAGCTTCTTAGTCATATTCTTTCAGTTGTGCCTAATCGCTCTTAATACACTTATTTATATTCCCTTTGTCAACATGAGCCATCGCTATCGAGCGGTTGATACAGCACTTATCAATTTTGACGAGTCACTGTCACTGCCACAACAAGTCGCCAATAAGGATGAATCACGCCACTTTAATTACAAACACCAAGCGATTGATGACGATACCTTTCTCGTGCACACATTAGAAGAAATTAGCCAAGGGGATTTAGTACTCTACTATCAACCTCAAATCAACACGACAACAAATAGCCTCTATGGCTATGAGAGCCTAATGCGACTCCGTGATAAAGAAGGTAACGTGAAAAACCCATATTTCCTCACAACCTTATATGAAAATCACATTTCGGAAACGATCGATCGCTGGGTGATAGAAAGAGCAGCGTTAGATTTAACAGAATGGCGCAAGAGACAATTTTCACCCCGGATCAGTATTAATCTCTGCCCAGATAGCTTACTCAATCGCGAGCTAATCGACTTGATTTGCGATAACTTCACGGCGTTCCCAAATCAGCTTACCGTCGAAATCATTGAATCTAACTATCTCGAAAACACAAATATGATCAACCAACATATCGACAAGCTAAACGCCATTGGTGTCAAAGTTGCGTTAGATGACTTCGGGACGGGGTACTCCAATCTATCGATACTGTCTAAACTCAATCTAAACATCATTAAACTTGACCGCTCATTTTTAGAACGTTGCACCACCAATAAAGGCCGAAGCATCTATAGGCAATTAGTGAAAATGTTTAAAGAGCTTAATCTAACGGTTGTGGCGGAGGGCGTTGAAAACGCCAATGAGAAAGATTGGGTCAATGAACTAAAAGTAGATGTGATACAGGGGTGGTATTATGCTGAAGCGCTCCCGAGAGAGCGGGCTCATCAGTTTGCGATGCATTGGCAGCTCGACCAAAATGTCATCTAG
- the rplO gene encoding 50S ribosomal protein L15, giving the protein MRLNTLSPAAGSKKVAKRVGRGIGSGLGKTGGRGHKGLKSRSGGSVRPGFEGGQMPLKQRLPKFGFTSRKALVTAEVRLHEIAQVSGDVVELASLMEANVITRNIKFAKVVLSGTIERPVTVKGLRVTKGARAAIEAAGGKIEE; this is encoded by the coding sequence ATGCGTTTAAATACTCTTTCACCAGCTGCTGGCTCTAAAAAAGTAGCTAAGCGTGTAGGCCGTGGTATCGGTTCTGGTCTTGGTAAGACTGGTGGCCGTGGTCACAAAGGTCTTAAGTCACGTTCTGGCGGTAGTGTACGTCCAGGTTTTGAAGGTGGTCAAATGCCTTTAAAACAACGTTTACCAAAATTTGGTTTTACTTCACGTAAAGCATTGGTAACTGCTGAAGTACGTCTACACGAGATCGCTCAAGTATCGGGTGACGTAGTTGAACTAGCTAGCCTAATGGAAGCTAACGTTATTACTCGTAACATTAAGTTTGCTAAAGTAGTACTTTCGGGTACTATTGAGCGCCCAGTGACCGTTAAAGGTCTACGTGTAACTAAAGGCGCTCGCGCAGCTATCGAAGCTGCCGGTGGCAAAATCGAGGAATAA